Part of the Thermodesulfobacteriota bacterium genome, CCTTGTCCGATATCTTCCAGAGTATATTTCTCACGCCGTCCGCCGTCGTAACGTCGAATATCGGGGTCCCGAGTTTCTCCTCTATGGCCTTCTCCGTGTCCCCCTCGGGGTCCGAATAAACGGAGAATACCGGGCTCATGTTCGCCTTACACGCCGTATTCAGCTTGAGCCTGTCCTGCTTGTGCTTCGGGAAAGTCAGCTCGTGCGGGAGTATCTTCTTCGTGGAAAAGTCTTCGAGCTTCACCTTCGCTATGAACCCCTTCCGTGTGTACTTCTTCCCCCCGATTTCGAATTCCTGGTGATAAGGGTATATCGACGGCTCCTCGTCCTGTATGAGCACGTCGCCCAAGAACCAGTCCCTGAAGGTCTTCGCCGCCCTCTCGTATTTAAGGTCCGTATCACCTTTCGGGAGGACGAGCCTCACGACGTTATGCGGATCGAGCGCGAGCAGCTCTTTCTGCTCCGCCTGGCTTATGACGTCGTACGGGGGCGCAAGCACCTTCGAAAAGTCCCCGATTTTCTCCGGGTTATACCTTATACCCTTAAACCCTCTGACTGTAGGCATTCTATAAATACTCCTTTAATTCCCGGGATGAAAGGTCTCCCTCTCGCACGATTCGGGGGGAGCCGGCGGCGAGGTCCACGATTGTAGACCCTTTCGAGGCCGGAATGTTACCAGAGTCTATTATAAGTTCAACCTTACCACGGAATGTTTCGTATACGTAACTGGATTTTAATATGTTACCCGCGCCGCTCAGGTTTGCGCTCGTCGATGTAATGGGAACGTCTATATATTCGAAGAGCGCCCTTACGAACGGGTGGGCCGAGATCCTTACGGCGACCTTCCCGGTCCCCGCCGTTATAACGGGGTTCAACTCTCCCGACACCTTAAGTATTATGGTAAGCGCCCCCGGCCAGAATTTCCCGGCCAGCCGTTCGGCGGCGGGCGGCGCCTCGGCTATGGACCCGAGCATCTCGAAGTCCCTCACGAGCACCGGTATGGGCATGTCCTTCGGGCGGCCCTTTATCTCGAATATCCTTTCGACGGCGGCGTCGCTCGTGACGAGCGCACCTATCCCGTACAGGGTCTCCGTCGGATAGACGATAACGCCCCCTTCCCCTAAAACCCCGGCGGCCCGCTCCGGCGATCCCGGGTCTTCGGCTTTTATTACTTCAGTCAACGGCCTGCGGTTCTTACCTGTCGTGCTTTTTCGCCGCGCTTTCTACCTTCCTGGCCAGGCGTTTTCTGGCTTCCTTCACCCTTTTGTTCACTTCCGGGTACTTTACGGCGAGTATGGCTCCGGCGTAAAGGGCGGCGTTTCTCGCCCCGCCCTTGCCTATGGCCATGGAGGCTACGGGTATCCCCGGCGGCATCTGCACTA contains:
- a CDS encoding L-threonylcarbamoyladenylate synthase, coding for MTEVIKAEDPGSPERAAGVLGEGGVIVYPTETLYGIGALVTSDAAVERIFEIKGRPKDMPIPVLVRDFEMLGSIAEAPPAAERLAGKFWPGALTIILKVSGELNPVITAGTGKVAVRISAHPFVRALFEYIDVPITSTSANLSGAGNILKSSYVYETFRGKVELIIDSGNIPASKGSTIVDLAAGSPRIVREGDLSSRELKEYL